The proteins below come from a single Candidatus Eisenbacteria bacterium genomic window:
- a CDS encoding PDZ domain-containing protein gives MTRKLVVFSSFLLLFLLISALASAQCPLAQTTGQKGKVAVEINKQVRCCNVPGTSASGCSKMCVTTGMQHGCCNPGCCGFPGIARCASPGMACRVTHAGYGEQDFTKVLRMGPEGHGIMPFDLFCEDGGYLGVILDELTPQLHEYFDVPDSLGVLIKGVQKDSPAEKAGIKAGDVILSIDGKKVSDVARAQRLIRKQDPGDEVVVAVSRKGVKKEFKVKLGEAPSPFEKSMDKVKIFKRSAGDSLLTNWPDLGPDMKKELKNLREEINKLKEQIKDLKSKS, from the coding sequence ATGACAAGGAAGTTAGTGGTTTTTTCAAGTTTTCTTCTGCTCTTTCTGCTCATCTCAGCTCTTGCATCGGCGCAGTGCCCCTTGGCCCAAACGACTGGCCAGAAGGGCAAAGTCGCTGTTGAGATCAACAAGCAGGTAAGATGCTGCAATGTGCCTGGAACTTCGGCTTCTGGTTGCTCAAAGATGTGTGTTACGACCGGTATGCAGCACGGATGCTGCAATCCGGGGTGTTGTGGATTTCCTGGAATCGCCCGTTGCGCATCCCCGGGAATGGCTTGTCGCGTGACACATGCTGGCTATGGCGAACAGGATTTCACCAAGGTCTTGAGAATGGGGCCCGAAGGGCATGGCATAATGCCTTTTGACCTATTCTGTGAGGACGGCGGATATCTCGGAGTAATTCTGGATGAGCTTACGCCGCAGCTTCATGAATACTTTGATGTGCCTGATTCGCTGGGCGTACTGATCAAAGGCGTGCAAAAGGACTCTCCTGCAGAAAAAGCAGGGATTAAGGCTGGAGATGTAATTCTCTCTATAGATGGGAAAAAGGTTTCAGATGTTGCGCGAGCACAGCGTTTGATTAGAAAGCAGGATCCGGGAGACGAAGTCGTAGTCGCTGTCTCAAGGAAAGGTGTGAAGAAAGAGTTCAAGGTTAAACTTGGTGAAGCACCCTCGCCCTTCGAGAAGTCCATGGACAAGGTCAAAATCTTCAAACGCTCCGCGGGCGATTCACTTCTTACCAATTGGCCCGACCTTGGACCCGATATGAAGAAAGAGCTGAAGAATCTGAGGGAAGAGATAAACAAGCTCAAGGAGCAGATTAAGGATCTGAAATCGAAGAGTTAA